The Pseudomonas aeruginosa genome includes the window GGTCCACGACAGCGCGCGCTACACCTCGCACGTGCTGATGGCCACCGACGATGCCTGCATCCCCGGCTACCGGCGGGTCGCCGAGGCCTGCCACGCCGAAGGCTGCGTGGTGCTGTCGCAGATCTTCCATCCCGGGCGCGAGATCATGGAGTCCGCCGACGGCCTGCTGGCGGTGGCCTATTCCGCCTCGGCCTCGCCCAACGAACGGTTCCGGGTGATGCCACGCGAACTCGACCAGCCGCTGATCGACGAGATCGTCGCCGGCTACGCCGCCGCCGCGCGCCGCCTGCACGAGGCAGGACTGGACGGGGTGGAGGTGGTCGCCAGCCACGGCTACCTGCCGGCGCAATTCCTCAACCCGCGGGTGAACCGCCGCAAGGATGGCTACAACGGCGACCTCGATGCCCGCCTGCGTTTCCTCCGCGAAGTGCTGGCAGCGGTGCGCGCGGCCACCTCCGAGGACTTCATCGTCGGCCTGCGCCTGTCCGCCGACGAGCGCGACCCCGAGGGTCTCAGCGAAAGCGAGTCGCTGCAGGCGGCCGAGGCGGTCCAGGGCGAGCTGGACTACCTGCACATCGTCGCCGGCACTTCGGCCTCCCTCGGCGGCGCCATCCATATCGTCCCGCCGATGGCCATCGAGCCGGCCTACCTGGCCCGCGAAGCCGGTACCTTCAAGGCGCGCCTGGCGATCCCGCTGTTCGTCACCGGGCGCATCAACCAGCCCCAAGAGGCCGAGGCCATCCTCGCCCGAGGCCAGGCCGACGTCTGCGGCATGACCCGCGCGCTGATCTGCGACCCGCAGATGCCGAACAAGGCCGAGGCCGGGCGCAGCAACGACGTGCGCGCCTGCATCGCCTGCAACCAGGCCTGCATCGGACATTTCCACCGAGGCTATCCGATCTCCTGCATCCAGCACCCGGAAACCGGCCGCGAGCTGACCTACGCAACGCCCAATCCGGCCTCGCGGCGCAAGCGCGTGCTGGTCGCCGGCGGCGGCCCGGCGGGGATGAAGGCGGCGGCGGTGGCGGCACAGCGCGGCCACGAGGTAGTGCTCTGCGAGGCCGGCGCCCAGCTCGGCGGCCAGGTCAACCTGGCGCAACTGCTGCCGCGCCGCGCGGAATTCGGCGGCGCCTCCACCAACCTGCAACGGGAGATGCAACTGGCCGGCGTCGAGGTACGCCGCAACACGCCGGTCGACCGCGCGCTGGTGGAGCGCGAACGGCCGGACCTGGTGATCGTCGCTACCGGCGCCGAACCCTATTGGCCGCCTTTCGAGCGCGGCGGCGAGCTGCAGGTGGTGGATGCCTGGCAGGTGCTGCGCGGCGAGGTGCGGGTCGGTCGTTCGGTGCTGGTCACCGACTGGCGGGGCGACTGGATCGGCCCCGGTATCGCGGAAAAGCTTGTACGCGAGGGCCACCAGGTGCGCCTGGCGGTGAACGGCACCCACTGCGGCGAGAGCCTGCCGCTGTATGTGCGCGACCAGTTGGCCGGCGAGCTGCACCGCCTGGGTATCCCGGTCACGCCCTACGCCCGCCTGTACGGCTGCGACGATACCACGGTGTACATGCAGCACAGCGCCAGCGGCGAGGCGATGCTGTTCGAGGAGGTCGATACCCTGGTGCTATGCCAGGGCCACCAGCCGGTGGACCGCCTGGCCGACAGCCTGCACGGCCTGGCGGAGGTGTTGCGGATCGGCGACTGCCTGGCCCCCCGCACCGCCGAGGAGGCGATCTACGAAGGGCTCAAGGCCGCCTGGAGCATCTGAGCGGCGCGGCCGCGGCTCCCTCGACGGGTCCCGGCCCAGCCCCTAGAATGCCGCAAACGCAGCCAGGACCCCGCCGCATGCCCCGCCCGTCACCGCCGGACGCCACCGACACGCCGCGCAGCGAAACGCACTTCCTCGGCACCCGCATCCGCGGCCTGCGCAAGCGCCGCGGCCTGACCCTGGCCGAGCTGGCCGCACAGAGCGAACTCACCGCCGGCTACATCAGCCAGTTGGAACGCAACCTGGCGTATCCGTCGATTCCGGCGCTGTTCAACATCGCCCGCAGCCTCGGCGTGACCATCCAGTGGTTCTTCGCCAGCGAGGCCGCGGTGGACCCGGC containing:
- a CDS encoding FAD-dependent oxidoreductase is translated as MNFPHLFSPLEIRGKRLKNRIMSSGHDTSMPTDNLVNEPLVAYHRARARGGAGLIVMQVAGVHDSARYTSHVLMATDDACIPGYRRVAEACHAEGCVVLSQIFHPGREIMESADGLLAVAYSASASPNERFRVMPRELDQPLIDEIVAGYAAAARRLHEAGLDGVEVVASHGYLPAQFLNPRVNRRKDGYNGDLDARLRFLREVLAAVRAATSEDFIVGLRLSADERDPEGLSESESLQAAEAVQGELDYLHIVAGTSASLGGAIHIVPPMAIEPAYLAREAGTFKARLAIPLFVTGRINQPQEAEAILARGQADVCGMTRALICDPQMPNKAEAGRSNDVRACIACNQACIGHFHRGYPISCIQHPETGRELTYATPNPASRRKRVLVAGGGPAGMKAAAVAAQRGHEVVLCEAGAQLGGQVNLAQLLPRRAEFGGASTNLQREMQLAGVEVRRNTPVDRALVERERPDLVIVATGAEPYWPPFERGGELQVVDAWQVLRGEVRVGRSVLVTDWRGDWIGPGIAEKLVREGHQVRLAVNGTHCGESLPLYVRDQLAGELHRLGIPVTPYARLYGCDDTTVYMQHSASGEAMLFEEVDTLVLCQGHQPVDRLADSLHGLAEVLRIGDCLAPRTAEEAIYEGLKAAWSI